AACAAACAGACTTGAATAACGTGGAGAAATGTTTATTTGGCATTTTAGTTTTCTATTGATCAAGTGAAATCTCTATAGGCATTGTTTGATTCCAAATTCGTCAAGTAACTTAAGAGATACGTATGATTTTCATGTAATAATTCCCAACAAACTATCCAAGatgattttattattcctCTTGTCCAAGTAATATCTGTTTAATCGTGTGTACTGTGTAGTTCCTATTGAAGTAAGGAAATATGTCTACTTTTGAGAATTAGGCTAGATAGGTAGAAGTAGCATCtgttaaaatcattttagttataggatTTCTATCATTTGATCTAATTCTGTGTAATTCGTATTACATTGAAAATTGGTAGTGTAGGATCGGAAATTGTAATGATAAGGATAAATCAATCACCTATtatattaatcatgaaaaataaatgcacACTTAGTAGCAAAATCCCAATTTTCAGTAGcaaatactccctttgtcccatgATACTTgcacttttctatttcggcTCGTTTCAAACTACTTTTAAGTAAGGAAGTGAGTGATACCTTTGATGACAGGTTAAACAGCTCAGGGATGCTCTTGGTCCACTTTCTGGTCGCAGCTTGAAGTTTTGCTCCGATGCATGCTTGAGAAGATATTTAGAAGCTCGGAGCTGGAATCTCGACAAAGCCAAAAAGATGCTGGAAGCTACTCTTAAGTGGAGATCAGAATATAAACCTGAAGAAATCCGTTGGGTTAGTATTATTCATCAATATATCTTCAGTGTTTATACATAAGGCCATGGCCATTGACAATGTGTTTGCATGTTCATGTAACAGCATGAAGTAGCGCACGAAGGTGAGACAGGCAAGGTCTCGAAAGCTAATTTCCATGACCGGAAGGGGAGAACCGTCCTCATAATGAGGCCCGGGAAGCAGGTCAGTCTTGGTTTTTCCAGAGTAGCTAGCCTTTGATGGAAAGAAATCTCTCATATTCAACGAATCTGTCCTCTAATACAGAACACAACGTCGTCTGAGGGCAACATCCGGCACCTTGTGTACCTAATGGAGAACGCCATCTTGAACCTGCCCGAGGGGCAAGAGCAAATGTCGTGGCTCATAGACTTCAACGGGTGGACAATAAACACCAACATCTCCATCAAAACAACGCGAGATATCATCTACATTTTGCAGAACCACTACCCCGAGAGGCTTGCCGTTATCGTCCTCTACAACCCTCCAAGATTCTTCGAGGCATTCTGGAAGGTACaaactacttcctccgtccacaaataaacttcccattttttttgttttcgtCATTCCACCAATAAActtcttatttgcttttttactacttttaatAATGGGCCCCACATTCCTCTAACTTtatctcactcacatttaattatatgtatataaaagtaggacccacattccactaacattttcaacCCAGTTTCtgttatatttcttaaaatccgtgtctaACAAATGTGCCCTTGTATTGGTGGACGGATTGAGTACAAAAAACTTCTTCGCTTTAGGTGGGGTCCGGGAAGAAAGGTTGCTGACTAGGAAGGGTTTTTGCAGGTTGTGAAATACTTTGTTGATGAGAAAACATTTCAGAAGATAAATTTTACCTACCCAAACAACAAGGAGagtttggagaagatgaagtcgTTTTTCGACACGGATAATCTCCCGAGTGAATTTGGTGGGAAGGCTACGTTGGAATACGATCACCAAGAGTTTTCAAGATTGATGGCGGGAGACGATGTCAAAACAGCCAAGTATTGGGAGTTGGATCAAACCAACGGCTACGACAACAAGACTAATGGTCATTCCAAGTCCGAGGTGGATACAGAGCCGTGCTGACCATTTGGTTGCAAGCAAATGTATTGCACTATAATTATAGCTGATCATATGGCTAATCgggaattttattttggaataatttattaatctatTATTGTTGTTCTAAGAACTGGATGGATGTGTACGGCATTTCAACTCTCAACATATGAATTTACCACTTCAACTAGCCATCATGATATTATTACATCGCCCAAGTGCAAAAgatgaaaacaattaaaagtcGAGTTATTTATTAGTGTGCCTAAAATCATGCAACTTAACgaaatattgtttattttaccGTGGCGAACGCGATCTTGTTGGATGTTCTTTCACTGTCGATTTCCGCCCTGATTCAGCCGATGGCGAAGAATAGGTCTTTATAACTTGAAGTGGAGAATAGAATGGAGGCTGGGGGGAGAAAAGAAGACATGAGAGATAAGAcaagagagaagaaataatGCAGTTAAAAGATACTCCATCCGTACCATTATAAAAGCGAgatgtattcctttttaggcCGTCTCACAATAAGTGagacatttccttttttggcaaactaataataatatatttctcttactttatcctctctcCTATCTTttcctctatttttttttactcctaaAAATCTATGCCCAAACAAATATCTCACATAAattggaacggaggaagtactaacATTATTGAAATTAGTAAATTGAGGTAAATTGGGTGATTGAATTGAGATTTTTCGAAAAAAATTAGCCTTAGTCCCCAGTTTAGTTAGTAAGATGCTCCCGCTCcatctaattttctattttttcatgaaaacaAGTTGTTTTCAGAGGTTCAAtgtgggattatttttattttttccaaatcaTTCGACTTGTTACATTTATGGAATCGTACTACAAATCCACATTTAACATGGcttgagttttaaaaaaattccgCACTTCCTCCGTTCTATAATAATGGAGTAAGAAGtcgtttctttttttagtaaaagttaaaatatttattctcgcttactttactttttcttactttattctattttcatccatatattgttttcatttcctactttattcttcttttacttaatcaacccacttaacacaatttttcttaatcttcataTCATAAAGAAATATCTCAACTActatagaaaaagttagtaaaagataaatccgacttttatattaattttataatataacgtgagtgaaataaagttaataCTCTCTACATCCGTGATAGTTGagttgtatttttttctattaccccaaattaattgagtcatatttttttccaagAAGTCTCTATCTAACTTTATTGACTCAACTTAGCCTTTACTATTACTTAAATTCTGTACTAAGAAAAAAGTCTCAACTACGCCTTGTaaggagggagtagtaattgaAATCCATTGTTAATAGATAAATGAGATACTTATTGGTAGTCACGAAAATGACAAGAGTCACGAAAATGACAACATAAGACGGAATAAATagtaattttggatttgtatGATCTGCAATATTTGATTTCACTGAACAGGCCTCACCTCAGTACAAACGTACACCATCACTTCCGGTAATTGGCTGAATCCAATCTTCGTGGTTTGtatctatatttttcttatttcaggAACATCTATTTACTTCCTGCTAGTATTGAACTTGGATTGGATTTGATGCCCGTGTTAATCCTTAATTGTTGATCTCAattttaagattaattttaatttcgatTTTTAATCTCAATTCTTTGCTCGATCGCCTTCCGTTATAGTTTTATCTTCAGCTATTTGATAACTATCCATCCCGCATTCTTCCCTTCT
The genomic region above belongs to Salvia hispanica cultivar TCC Black 2014 chromosome 3, UniMelb_Shisp_WGS_1.0, whole genome shotgun sequence and contains:
- the LOC125213831 gene encoding phosphatidylinositol transfer protein 3-like, coding for MFRRKSQEIDTVERDAKVKQLRDALGPLSGRSLKFCSDACLRRYLEARSWNLDKAKKMLEATLKWRSEYKPEEIRWHEVAHEGETGKVSKANFHDRKGRTVLIMRPGKQNTTSSEGNIRHLVYLMENAILNLPEGQEQMSWLIDFNGWTINTNISIKTTRDIIYILQNHYPERLAVIVLYNPPRFFEAFWKVVKYFVDEKTFQKINFTYPNNKESLEKMKSFFDTDNLPSEFGGKATLEYDHQEFSRLMAGDDVKTAKYWELDQTNGYDNKTNGHSKSEVDTEPC